Proteins from one Archocentrus centrarchus isolate MPI-CPG fArcCen1 chromosome 8, fArcCen1, whole genome shotgun sequence genomic window:
- the phospho1 gene encoding putative phosphatase phospho1 isoform X1 encodes MGDSVFNCCYFPPQPPGAEEAQRSRRSEIMASHPAHISPDRRFLIFFDFDETIVDETSDDMVVQAVPGQHLPEWLTNTYQPGRYNEYMQRVLTYLAEQGVTESDIRSVMEKIPATPGMLTLFQFLRTRPAKDFEVVLLSDANTYFIECWLRRVGARQLFHRIFSNPATFNKNGRLVLRPFHSHDCPRCPDNMCKQVIVRDYVARRTQERGRPYQRIFYVGDGANDFCPALSLGPRDVAFPRRDFPMHRLITETHEAQPGEFKAVTVPWVSGEDVAQRLRKLVAE; translated from the coding sequence ATGGGGGATTCAGTCTTCAACTGCTGTTATTTCCCACCCCAGCCCCCAGGCGCGGAGGAAGCCCAGCGATCCAGGCGCTCAGAGATCATGGCCTCCCATCCAGCTCACATCTCCCCAGACAGGCGCTTCCTAATCTTCTTTGACTTCGACGAGACCATCGTTGATGAAACCAGCGACGACATGGTGGTGCAGGCCGTTCCGGGTCAGCACCTGCCTGAGTGGCTGACAAACACCTATCAGCCCGGCCGCTACAACGAATACATGCAGCGGGTGCTGACCTACCTGGCGGAGCAGGGCGTCACCGAGAGCGACATACGCAGCGTCATGGAGAAGATACCGGCCACCCCCGGCATGCTGACCCTCTTCCAGTTCCTCCGCACCCGGCCCGCGAAGGACTTTGAGGTGGTGCTGTTGTCCGACGCCAACACCTACTTCATCGAGTGCTGGCTCCGGCGCGTCGGGGCCCGCCAGCTCTTCCACAGGATCTTCTCTAACCCTGCCACCTTCAACAAGAACGGGCGACTGGTGCTGCGGCCCTTCCACTCCCACGACTGCCCCCGGTGCCCCGACAACATGTGCAAGCAGGTCATCGTCAGGGACTATGTGGCCCGCAGGACGCAGGAGCGCGGCCGCCCATACCAGAGGATCTTCTATGTCGGGGACGGAGCTAATGACTTCTGCCCCGCGCTCTCCCTTGGGCCCCGGGATGTGGCCTTCCCGCGGCGGGATTTCCCCATGCACCGGCTGATCACGGAGACCCATGAAGCCCAGCCAGGGGAGTTCAAGGCTGTCACGGTGCCTTGGGTGAGCGGGGAGGATGTGGCGCAGCGGCTCAGGAAACTGGTGGCAGAATAG
- the phospho1 gene encoding putative phosphatase phospho1 isoform X2, which produces MASHPAHISPDRRFLIFFDFDETIVDETSDDMVVQAVPGQHLPEWLTNTYQPGRYNEYMQRVLTYLAEQGVTESDIRSVMEKIPATPGMLTLFQFLRTRPAKDFEVVLLSDANTYFIECWLRRVGARQLFHRIFSNPATFNKNGRLVLRPFHSHDCPRCPDNMCKQVIVRDYVARRTQERGRPYQRIFYVGDGANDFCPALSLGPRDVAFPRRDFPMHRLITETHEAQPGEFKAVTVPWVSGEDVAQRLRKLVAE; this is translated from the coding sequence ATGGCCTCCCATCCAGCTCACATCTCCCCAGACAGGCGCTTCCTAATCTTCTTTGACTTCGACGAGACCATCGTTGATGAAACCAGCGACGACATGGTGGTGCAGGCCGTTCCGGGTCAGCACCTGCCTGAGTGGCTGACAAACACCTATCAGCCCGGCCGCTACAACGAATACATGCAGCGGGTGCTGACCTACCTGGCGGAGCAGGGCGTCACCGAGAGCGACATACGCAGCGTCATGGAGAAGATACCGGCCACCCCCGGCATGCTGACCCTCTTCCAGTTCCTCCGCACCCGGCCCGCGAAGGACTTTGAGGTGGTGCTGTTGTCCGACGCCAACACCTACTTCATCGAGTGCTGGCTCCGGCGCGTCGGGGCCCGCCAGCTCTTCCACAGGATCTTCTCTAACCCTGCCACCTTCAACAAGAACGGGCGACTGGTGCTGCGGCCCTTCCACTCCCACGACTGCCCCCGGTGCCCCGACAACATGTGCAAGCAGGTCATCGTCAGGGACTATGTGGCCCGCAGGACGCAGGAGCGCGGCCGCCCATACCAGAGGATCTTCTATGTCGGGGACGGAGCTAATGACTTCTGCCCCGCGCTCTCCCTTGGGCCCCGGGATGTGGCCTTCCCGCGGCGGGATTTCCCCATGCACCGGCTGATCACGGAGACCCATGAAGCCCAGCCAGGGGAGTTCAAGGCTGTCACGGTGCCTTGGGTGAGCGGGGAGGATGTGGCGCAGCGGCTCAGGAAACTGGTGGCAGAATAG
- the eftud2 gene encoding 116 kDa U5 small nuclear ribonucleoprotein component: protein MEADLYDEFGNYIGPELDSDDDEDDLDAEDRDVDEGDEDDDDEPGDADDDVPGMEVVLHEDKKYYPTAEEVYGPEVETIVQEEDTQPLTEPIIKPVKNKQFTLMEQELPATVYDMEFLADLMDGPELIRNVTLCGHLHHGKTCFVDCLIEQTHPEIRKRDDVDLRYTDILFTEQERGVGIKSTPVTMVLPDSRGKSYLFNIMDTPGHVNFSDEVTSSIRLSDGVVLFIDAAEGVMLNTERLIKHAVQERMAITICINKVDRLILELKLPPTDAYYKLRHIVDEVNGLLSTYSTDENLVVSPLLGNVCFASSQYSICFTLGSFAKIYSDTYGDINYNEFAKRLWGDIYFNPKTRKFTKKAPSSNSQRSFVEFVLEPLYKILSQVVGDVDTSLPRVLDELGIHLTKEELKLNIRPLLRLVCNRFFGEFTGFVDMCVQHIPSPQEGARNKIDHTYTGGLDSDLGEIMAECDPDGPLMCHTTKMYSTEDGVQFHAFGRVLSGTIQAGQPVKVLGENYTLEDEEDSQVCTVGRLWISVARYQIEVNRVPAGNWVLIEGCDQPIVKTATITEPRGNEEAQIFRPLKFNTASVIKIAVEPVNPSELPKMLDGLRKVNKSYPSLTTKVEESGEHVILGTGELYLDCVMHDLRKMYSEIDIKVADPVVTFCETVVETSSLKCFAETPNKKNKITMIAEPLEKGLAEDIENEVVQISWNRKKLGEFFQTKYDWDLLAARSIWAFGPDTTGPNILVDDTLPSEVDKALLGSVKDSIVQGFQWGTREGPLCDEPIRNVKFKILDAVIAQEPLHRGGGQVIPTARRVVYSAFLMATPRLMEPYYFVEVQAPADCVSAVYTVLARRRGHVTQDAPIPGSPLYTIKAFIPAIDSFGFETDLRTHTQGQAFALSVFHHWQIVPGDPLDKSIVIRPLEPQPAPHLAREFMIKTRRRKGLSEDVSISKFFDDPMLLELAKQDVVLNYPM from the exons ATGGAGGCTGATTTGTATGACGAGTTTGGAAACTACATAGGTCCAGAGCTggactcagatgatgatgaagatgatctGGATGCAGAGGACAGAGATGTGGACGAG GGCGATGAAGATGACGATGATGAGCCCGGGGATGCTGATGATGATGTCCCTGGCATGGAGGTGGTCCTGCATGAGGACAAGAAGTACTATCCAACAGCAGAAGAGGTTTATGGGCCTGAAGTGGAAACTATTGTACAGGAGGAAGATACTCAACCACTTACAG AGCCGATCATCAAGCCTGTGAAGAACAAGCAGTTCACCCTGATGGAACAGGAGTTACCCGCCACTGTTTATGATATGGA ATTTCTTGCAGATCTGATGGACGGGCCAGAGCTGATACGTAACGTCACCCTCTGCGGTCACCTTCACCACGGCAAG ACCTGTTTTGTGGATTGCCTGATTGAACAGACACACCCAGAAATCAGGAAGAGAGATGATGTGGAT CTCCGGTACACAGACATCCTCTTTACAGAACAAGAG AGAGGAGTTGGCATCAAAAGTACCCCCGTCACAATGGTCCTGCCCGACTCCAGAGGAAAATCCTACCTTTTCAACATAATGGACACACCAG GCCACGTGAATTTCTCTGACGAGGTCACGTCAAGCATCCGCCTCTCAGATGGTGTTGTCCTCTTCATAGATGCAGCAGAAGGA GTGATGCTGAACACAGAGCGTCTGATCAAGCATGCAGTTCAGGAGCGAATGGCGATCACCATCTGCATCAACAAAGTTGATCGTCTCATTTTGGAGCTCAAACTGCCGCCCACAGATGCTTACTATAAACTTCGCCACATTGTAGACGAGGTCAATGGTTTGCTCAG CACATATTCCACAGATGAGAACTTGGTGGTGTCGCCTCTCCTTGGAAATGTCTGCTTCGCCAGTTCTCAGTACAGCATCTGTTTTACCTTGGGATCCTTTGCGAAGATCTACTCAGACACCTACG GTGACATTAACTATAATGAGTTTGCCAAGAGGCTGTGGGGGGACATTTATTTCAACCCCAAAAC TCGCAAATTCACAAAAAAAGCTCCCAGTAGTAACTCCCAGCGCAGCTTTGTGGAATTTGTCCTGGAGCCTCTCTACAAGATCCTCTCACAG GTGGTTGGGGATGTGGACACGTCTCTCCCTCGAGTTTTGGATGAGCTGGGTATCCACCTGACTAAGGAGGAACTGAAGCTGAACATTAGACCCCTGCTGAGGCTGGTGTGTAATCGCTTCTTTGGAGAGTTCACTG GCTTTGTCGACATGTGCGTGCAACACATTCCTTCACCACAAGAGGGTGCTAGGAACAAGATAGACCACACGTACACTGGAGGTCTCGACTCAGACTTGGGGGAAATCATGGCAGAATGTGATCCTGAT GGTCCGTTGATGTGCCACACCACTAAGATGTACAGCACAGAGGATGGTGTTCAGTTCCACGCTTTCGGCCGGGTGCTCAGTGGGACCATTCAGGCAGGTCAGCCTGTCAAGGTCTTGGGGGAGAACTACACACTTGAAGATGAGGAGGACTCTCAGGTCTGCACTGTGGGGCGTCTCTGGATTTCTGTGGCCAG ATATCAGATCGAAGTGAATCGAGTGCCTGCCGGCAACTGGGTTCTCATTGAGGGCTGTGACCAGCCAATTGTCAAAACTGCCACAATCACAGAGCCCAGAGGGAACGAAGAG GCTCAGATTTTCAGGCCGTTGAAGTTCAACACAGCATCAGTCATCAAGATTGCAGTTGAGCCTGTGAATCCATCAGAGCTGCCAAAAATGCTGGACGGACTGAGGAAGGTCAATAAGAGCTACCCCTCTCTCACCACAAAG gtggaggagtctggaGAGCATGTTATCTTGGGGACAGGAGAGCTTTACTTGGACTGTGTCATGCACGACTTGAGGAAGATGTACTCTGAAATCGACATTAAA GTTGCTGACCCAGTGGTGACTTTCTGTGAAACAGTTGTGGAGACGTCATCCCTGAAGTGCTTTGCTGAGACGCCcaataaaaa GAATAAGATCACCATGATTGCTGAGCCCTTGGAGAAGGGGCTGGCTGAGGACATCGAGAACGAAGTAGTGCAGATCTCTTGGAACAG GAAGAAGCTGGGAGAGTTTTTCCAGACCAAGTACGACTGGGATCTGCTGGCTGCCAGATCTATTTGGGCCTTTGGACCAGACACTACAGGACCAAACATTCTTGTAGATGACACGCTGCCTTCTGAG GTGGACAAAGCACTGCTTGGTTCAGTCAAAGACAGTATTGTGCAGGGCTTCCAGTGGGGCACCAGGGAAGGACCTCTGTGTGATGAAC CCATCAGAAATGTCAAGTTTAAGATCCTGGACGCAGTCATCGCACAGGAGCCTCtccacagaggaggaggccaGGTCATCCCTACAGCAAGGAGAGTGGTGTACTCTGCTTTTCTCATG GCCACGCCGAGGTTGATGGAGCCATATTATTTTGTAGAGGTGCAGGCTCCAGCTGATTGTGTTTCTGCGGTCTACACAGTGCTGGCTCGCAGGAG GGGACACGTCACCCAAGATGCCCCAATTCCAGGCTCTCCTCTCTACACTATTAAGGCTTTCATCCCAGCCATCGACTCCTTTGGCTTTGAGACAGACcttcgcacacacacacagggtcaggCCTttgctctgtctgtgtttcaccACTGGCAG ATCGTGCCTGGTGACCCACTGGACAAGAGCATTGTGATCAGGCCTCTCGAGCCTCAGCCTGCCCCCCATCTAGCCAGAGAGTTCATGATCAAGACTCGAAGACGCAAA GGTCTGAGCGAAGATGTGAGCATCAGCAAGTTCTTCGATGATCCTATGTTGTTGGAGTTGGCAAAACAAGACGTGGTGCTCAACTATCCCATGTGA